Proteins encoded within one genomic window of Hahella chejuensis KCTC 2396:
- a CDS encoding DUF6940 family protein: MAPFSVEETRLAHYDGRRYALFHQGAPLSYLEALRRLEENATFRAFFNSIFASADSPGYFWESPPLSVANANQACEFVLINSGPLTRLQPDWRPFAKPFRASRQSDLVTAFNNLGGDARLVSPRPQTKQCDYAHLARFIHNAPPQQVEAFWIYLARETLARIGEHPVWLSTAGLGVSWLHARICVTPKYYRYAPYAAHPA; encoded by the coding sequence ATGGCGCCATTCAGCGTAGAAGAAACCCGACTCGCGCATTATGACGGTCGTCGTTACGCCCTGTTTCATCAAGGCGCTCCGCTCAGCTACCTGGAAGCCTTGCGGCGCCTGGAGGAGAACGCAACGTTCCGGGCCTTCTTCAACTCAATTTTCGCCTCCGCCGATAGTCCGGGCTATTTCTGGGAGTCGCCGCCATTGTCCGTCGCCAATGCGAACCAGGCATGTGAGTTCGTATTGATCAATAGTGGTCCGCTCACGCGTTTGCAGCCTGATTGGCGACCTTTCGCCAAACCGTTTCGCGCCTCTCGTCAATCCGATCTGGTGACGGCGTTCAACAATCTGGGCGGGGACGCTCGACTGGTGTCGCCCCGTCCGCAGACGAAACAGTGCGACTACGCTCACTTGGCTCGCTTTATCCACAACGCGCCGCCGCAACAAGTTGAAGCCTTCTGGATATACCTGGCCCGGGAGACGCTGGCGCGCATTGGCGAGCATCCCGTCTGGCTCAGCACCGCCGGCCTTGGCGTGTCCTGGCTGCACGCGCGCATCTGCGTCACCCCCAAGTACTATCGATACGCGCCCTACGCAGCGCACCCAGCTTGA